In the Natrinema sp. CBA1119 genome, ATCGTGTCCTGCAGGTACTGGACAACCTGTTTGCCGATCTTGCGCTGGTCGTAGCCCTCGAACGGCTGTTCGTCGTAGAGGGGACCCGCTAGCAATCGATTGTCGACGTACTCCTCGATGCGCGGCTCGTAGACGTCCGCGACGATGTCCGGTTCGGCCTCGGCCAGTTGTTTCATGACCCAGCGCCCGTTCTCGATGTGTCGGGTCTCGTCCTGACGGACCTTCCCGATAGCCGTCTGGAACGACTCGAGGACGACGTCCCGGCCCATCTCTTCGGCTTTCAGTTCAATCATCTGGTCGAAGCTGAGGTAGCCGCCGCGGGCGAGTTGCGCCTCGACGATCCCCATGTAGTTCAGGTAGGCCTCGCCGAGCGCGTAGACGAGTTCGGTTCGGTCACCGCCGTTGATCGCCGCCAGCAGGTCGTCCGCAGTATCGTAGAGATCGTCCGTGCTGTACCCCTGCTCCTGATAGCCGCCCTCGCGGTACGGTGCCGTCTCCTGCGTGCCGAAGACCTCCTCGAAGTAGCGGCTGAAGAGGTCGGTGTGTTTGGCTTCCTCGTAGACCTGCTGGGCCAGAAACATCTCCTCTTGTACGGTGTCGAACGGCATCTCGTCGTTCGGCAGCGCGTCCAGCGCCATCATGTACGGCGCGAGCGTCCGCGTGACGTCCTCTTCGCCGTCGTAAAACCCCGAGCACGTCGCAAGGAACCGATGTTGTTCGGCCTCGGAGAATCGCTTCCAGTCGGCCCGGTCCCCCTCGAGGTCGTAGTCGTCGGGATCCCACGTCCCCTCTCGCTTGCCCTTTCGATAGAGTTCGTACGATTTCTCGCGCTCGCTGTAGTCGATTGTCATGTGTTGCCATCACAATACGATGACAAATGAACGTTCGGGTGGGTATCACGTATGACTAGTCACGAACGAGCAGTAGCACGGCGATCGATCTACTCCGTGTCCGCGCTATCGATCCACTATTCGGTCTCCGAATCGGCGGATGAAGCCGCTGCTTCGACCATCGTTTCCCGCTCGTCGAAGTACGCCGGCGCGTCTACGTCGGCCTCGAACTCGACGATACTGGTCAGGGCCTCTTGCCCGTTCGCCGCCTCGGAAGGGAGATCCTCGGCCAACTCGGTATAGCCAGCGGCCAGCTCCTGAAACGCCTGCATTCGGGCCTGTTTGGCCTCCACGAGGAGTTGCTTCTCCTCGAGTTTCTCCTGTAACTCCTCGATCGCCGCGACGTCGACCTCGCTCGTCGCCGGGACGTCCGCGGTCGACGGCGTTTCGGTCGCGGGCACCTCGTCCGGGAGGGTCTCGAGCCGCGATCGGATTTCGGCCATCTCGCGGTCGATCTCGTCGAGCAGTTCGTCGGCCTCTTCGCCCATCGTCTCGACGCGTCCCGAGAGCAGGCCGGCCTGGGTCCGGCAGTACTCGACGAACTCGTCGACCGCGAGCGCGTCCGCGGCGTCGTCGCTCATAGGTCCCCTTGGGGCTGCCGGCCGAAGTCACTTTGGTCCCGGTAGCCCGATTCCGGACTCGAGACCGGCGCACAGTGATTCCGGATTCGGAGGTGGACAGTCGACTCGGTATCACGGGGCCCAAGACGCGAAACAGACGGAGTTCGGAGACGATTGATCACGTTGCTCTCCGCTATAGTAGCCACTGAGACGATTTACACACTGATCGCTGCGCAGTCGTACGATCAGGTGTGCAGTGACTTATAAGAAGATAGCTGAAGAGGTGGTTTAGCGGGGCTGAACGCTATTTCTTGTGCGTGAAGATAACCGCCTGATCGTCCGCCGATCCCACGCACAAATCCAGCTGTTTCGAGAGGTTGAGGCTCGTCGGGTTTTCCTTGCAGACGATGAGGTCGTCGAACTGGGTGCCACAGGCCGGGCAAGAGATCGCCACCGTGTTCTGATAGCTCTTGATCGCCTGGTTTTCCTCGCGAAGCGTTACCGCAGCCACGAGTTCGTCGAAGTCGACGTCGTCCATACGTCCCCTTCTGGCTCAGTGTTCATAAAAATAGGAGAGAATCGAGACCCGGTTCCCGTTACGGATCGTCTGCTGATTGCGGTCGATTGACAATGCTTCCGAGACGTTCGAACACTGCTTGCTAATTAGTAGCACGGCATTGTGCTTTCAGACTCGTTAAGTCCTTCCGGCCACTGACTCAGATACAATGAATCTGGAACCGTCCCGACAGGACAGACAGTCCCGCTCTGCGATCGAACGATGAGCAAGGACACCATCGAAGTACGCGGTGCGGAGGAACACAACCTCAAGGATATCGATGTCTCGATCCCTCGAGAGGCCTTTACCGTCGTCACCGGTCTCTCGGGCTCGGGCAAGTCATCGCTCGCGTTCGAGACGGTCTACGCCGAAGGGCAGCGCCGATACATCGAGAGTCTCTCGGCCTATGCTCGAAACTTCCTCGGGCAGATGGACAAGCCACAGGTCGAGACCGTCGAGGGGCTCTCGCCGGCCATCTCGATCGATCAGAAGAACGCCGCGAACAACCCCCGTTCGACGGTGGGGACGGTCACGGAACTCCACGACTACCTGCGACTGCTCTACGCCCGCGTCGGCACCCCCCACTGTCCCGACTGCGGTCGCGAGGTCGGCGAACAGTCGGCCCAGAACATGGTCGAGCGCATCCTCGAGTTGCCCGAGGGAACCAAGCTCAAACTCGCGGCACCGGTCGTTCGCGACCAGAAGGGGGCCTTCGAGGACCTCTTCGAGGAACTCGTCGCGGAGGGGTACGCCCGCGTCGAGATCGACGGCGAGGAGTACGATCTCACGACGGCCGATCCCGACCTCGACGAGAACTTCGACCACACCGTCGACGTGATCGTCGACCGCGTGAAAGTCAGCGCCGAGGACCGCCCGCGCATCATCGACAGCGTCGAGACGGCGCTCGACGAGGCCGAGGGCGTCCTGAAAGTGATCCTGCCGGAGGCGTCCGCGGAAGTCGCCGCCGATCTCGGCGAGGAGGCTCGCCGGACCGGCGCGCTCGGCGAGGAGACCGAGGAGAACGACCGCTTCGTCGTCGAGTTCTCGAAGGACCTCGCCTGCACGCACTGCGGGATCGACATCCCCGAGATCGAGACCCGTTCGTTCTCCTTCAACTCGCCCCACGGCGCCTGTCCCGAGTGCGAGGGCCTGGGCGAGACCAAGGAGATCGACGAGGACCTCGTCCTGCAAGACGAGTCCAAGCCGCTCAAGCACGTCTTCGAGCCCTGGAGCTACAACCGGTCGTACTACCAGACCCGCCTCGACGCCGTCGCGGAGCACTTCGACGTCTCGCTGTCGACGCCCTTCGCGGACCTCGAGAAGGATATCCAGCAGGCGTTCCTCTACGGGACGGACGGCGAGGTGCTGTTCAAGCGGCGCACGAAAAACGGCACCCGCCGGAAGAAAAAGCGCTTCGAGGGCGTCATCCCCAACCTCGAGCGCCGGTACCTCGAGACCGACTCCGACTCGACGCGGGAGCACATCGAGGACTACATGTCGGCCACGGCGTGTCCGGCCTGCGACGGCACCCGGCTGAAGCCCGCGAGTCGCGCCGTGCTGGTCGACGACAGTTCGATCACCGAGATCAACGCGATGAGCATCGGCGACGCCCGCGAGCACTTCGAGTCGATGGAAGCCGACCTCACCGAGCGCGAGAAGGTGATCGCCGAGGAGATCCTCAAGGAGATCCGGGCGCGGCTCGGGTTCATGTGCGAGGTCGGCCTCGACTACATCACGCTCGACCGCGAGGCCTCGACGCTCTCCGGCGGTGAGAGCCAGCGCATCCGGCTGGCCACGCAGATCGGCTCCGGACTCGTCGGCGTCCTCTACGTCCTCGACGAGCCCTCGATCGGGCTCCACCAGCGGGACAACGACCGGCTGCTGGACACGCTTGAGGAACTGCGCGACCTCGGCAACACCCTGCTCGTGGTCGAACACGACGAGGAGACGATGCGGCGGGCGGACGCCGTCATCGACATGGGGCCCGGCCCCGGCAAGCGCGGCGGCGAGGTCGTCGCCAACGGCGACGTCGAGGAGGTCAAAGCGACCGAAGGATCGATTACCGGCGACTATCTCTCGGGCAAGCGCCAGATTCCAGTTCCCGACGAGCGCCGGGATCCCGACGGTGCGCTGACGATCCGCGGCGCGCGCCAGCACAATCTCAAGGATCTCGACGTAGACATCCCGCTGGGGTGCTTCACCGCCATTACCGGCGTTTCGGGCTCCGGGAAGTCCACCCTGATGCACGACGTGTTCTACAAGGGGCTCGCTCGCCAGATGAACGACAACACGAGCGTGATTCCCGGGGAGCACGACGCCCTCGAGGGGCTCGAGGAGATCGAAACCGTGCGCCTGATCGACCAGTCGCCAATCGGCCGCACGCCGCGCTCCAATCCCGCGACGTACACCAGCGTCTTCGACTACGTCCGGGAGCTGTTCGCCTCGACGTCGCTCTCGAAACAGCGGGGCTACGAGAAGGGACGCTTCTCCTTCAACGTCAAGGGCGGCCGCTGCGAGGAGTGCGGTGGGCAGGGGACGGTGAAGATCGAGATGAACTTCCTGAGCGACGTCTACGTCCCCTGCGAGGAGTGCGACGGCGCGCGCTACAACGACGCCACGCTGGATGTCACCTACAAGGGCAAGACCATCGCCGATGTCCTCGAGATGGAAGTCGAGGAGGCCGCCGACTTCTTCGAGTCCAACTCCCAGATCCGCCGGCGACTCGAACTGCTGCAGGACGTCGGCCTCGGCTACATGACGCTCGGTCAGCCCTCCACCACCCTCTCGGGCGGCGAGGCCCAACGGGTCAAGCTCGCCGAAGAGTTGGGGAAGAAGGACTCGGGCGAGACCCTGTACCTGCTGGACGAGCCGACGACCGGCCTCCACTCGGCGGACGAGCGCAAACTCATCGACGTGCTCCACCGGCTGACCGACAACGGCAACACCATCGCCGTCATCGAGCACGAACTCGACCTCGTGAAGAACGCGGACCACGTCATCGATCTCGGCCCGGAGGGGGGCGAGAACGGCGGCGAAATCGTCGCGACCGGCACGCCGGAGGACGTGGCTCGCCTCGAGGACTCCCACACCGGTCGCTATCTGCGGGACCTGCTGCCGAAAGTGGATCTCGACGGGCCGCGCGGCGAGCGCGTCGAACCAGTGAGCGCGCCGCTGGACGACGACTGATCGGCGGGCCGAATCGCGTCTCGAGGCGACGGCAAAACCCGTCGGCCGGTACCGGTGCGATCCGAATCGTTAACGGCGGGAGCCGACGACTATCGTCGCATGAACAGGCGAAAGGCGATTATTCGTCGCGGGCTCACCGGCGGCGGCGTCGCGACGCTCCTCCTGGCCGCCAGTTTCGTCGCCGTGTTGGGCGTGCCGACGACCCCCTCGCTACTCCTGCTCGTCTCGTGGCTCGTCGTCGTCGGTAGTGCGATGGTCGTCGCCGGACGCCGAGAACGGGTGTCGATCGGGTCGACCACCCTCGACTGGCCTCGCGTCGCCGCGATCGCCATCGCGTTGCTGGCAGTCGGGTGGGCCGCGGTCAGCGTCGCGGGCCTCCTCGCAGGCGAGACCATCACCGGTCTCGGCCCGCTCGAGGCCGTTCTCACGGTCGGCGTAGTCGGTTACTTCGCGTGGTTCGCCCGCGAGTGCTGGGTCGGCGGCGCGTCCATCGACGACGAGACGTTCGTCGTCGACTGATACCGACGGACGGTAACAGTGACCGCTCGAGCGCTCGCACCCGGTGCCGGATCGGGTGCGCTCTCTCGCTCGCGGGAGCACTGGTCGCAATGCCGTACCGGCGCTTTTCAGCGACGCCGTTGTCGGTGCCGGCATGAGCGCGCGCGATCGGTCGCTGTCGACGACCGCCGACGGTGAGGAGAGCCAGTTGACCTACGAAACGGTGACCGAGTCGCCGATCAAGCGTTGGGCGCTGCTCGACGGCGACCGGCTGGTGATCGCCGGCGCGCTGTCGTTCGGGCTGTACGTCGCCGTCGTCGCGCTGTTTCTCGGCGACCTGTTTCCGGTGAACGACGCGGGAACCGTGGTCACGCTCTACGGGTCGCTCGTCGGCGGGACGCTCCCCTTTATCACGATCGTCCTGGCGATCAACCAGCTGGTGCTGTCCCAGGAACTGGGCTGGACGCCGGATCTCAGGGCTCGGTTCGAGGGGATGACCGACTTCCAGCGAGACGTCGAGGAAGTGACGAACTCGGGCGTCAGTCCGGCGTCGCCGGCCGCCTTCCTGAATCGAATCGTCACCGCGACCGTCGATCGTGCCCGGCAACTGCCCGACGCGCTCGCGAACGACGCCGACCCCGACAAGCGGGCGGAACTCGAGCGGTTCATCGCCGCCCTCGAGTCGGACGGCGAAACGGTTTCCGACGCGCTCGAAGACGCCGAATTCGGCACGTTCGAGGCGCTGTCGGCGGTACTGGGCCACCACCAGGGAAATTACTACCACGCAGCGCGGACCTTCCGAGACGAGTGGGGCGATGCCTTCGACGAGACGGAACCGCTCGAGGAACTGATCGAACTGCTCGGCTTCCTCGCGATCGCTCGGCAGACGTTCAAGACGCTGTACGTCCAGCACGAACTCGCCGTCCTCTCGCGGATGCTCCTGTACGTCGGGTTTCCGACGCTGGTCGGCGGGGGCTTGCTCGTGCTCTCGTACTCGCGGCTGGCCGACGCGATCTCGAGTCCGTGGCTCCTGTTGGCGATCGCCGCCGGCGGCGTCGTGCTCGTCTTCCTCCCGTTCATGGTCCTGTTGAGCTACGCGCTTCGGATCGCCACGATCGCTGCACGGACTGCCGATTTTGGCCCCTTTGTCCCGCGCTCCTCGAACTAATTCCCGTTACTACTCGCGTCTCGCGTCCGTTCGCTGGTACCCTGATGGATCCGGCCGAGGACGAAATCGGCCGCGGATGAAACCGGCCGCGGATGGAACCGGCCGGGAGTACAGCCAAGGGAGCGGCCGAACAACGACTACATATGCCAGAGGAACCCACACCTCGAGAGAAGCCGACGCCGGGCGAGGAGGATCGGACGGACTCGTTCGATCTCGAGCACTCCGAGCGCGTCCGGGTGGGCGTTACGCGCGGCGAAACCGACCTCGAGATCGGTCCGCCGCGGGACTATCCGGATCGAGCCGACGTGTCGGTACGGCCCGAATCGACGGACGGGAACCGCGTCGTTCTCAGTATCGACGCGATGGCGGGCGACCACGGAACGGGTCACGCGGACATCGAGCTGACGCCGGCGGAAGCCCGGACGCTCCGGGATCGACTCGACGAAATCGTCCGCTGGATCGCCGAAGATAATACTTCGGCCGACACCGATCTCGAGG is a window encoding:
- a CDS encoding ribonucleotide reductase; its protein translation is MTIDYSEREKSYELYRKGKREGTWDPDDYDLEGDRADWKRFSEAEQHRFLATCSGFYDGEEDVTRTLAPYMMALDALPNDEMPFDTVQEEMFLAQQVYEEAKHTDLFSRYFEEVFGTQETAPYREGGYQEQGYSTDDLYDTADDLLAAINGGDRTELVYALGEAYLNYMGIVEAQLARGGYLSFDQMIELKAEEMGRDVVLESFQTAIGKVRQDETRHIENGRWVMKQLAEAEPDIVADVYEPRIEEYVDNRLLAGPLYDEQPFEGYDQRKIGKQVVQYLQDTIDYIGADRFERYGDVRAVLEERQAAN
- the uvrA gene encoding excinuclease ABC subunit UvrA encodes the protein MSKDTIEVRGAEEHNLKDIDVSIPREAFTVVTGLSGSGKSSLAFETVYAEGQRRYIESLSAYARNFLGQMDKPQVETVEGLSPAISIDQKNAANNPRSTVGTVTELHDYLRLLYARVGTPHCPDCGREVGEQSAQNMVERILELPEGTKLKLAAPVVRDQKGAFEDLFEELVAEGYARVEIDGEEYDLTTADPDLDENFDHTVDVIVDRVKVSAEDRPRIIDSVETALDEAEGVLKVILPEASAEVAADLGEEARRTGALGEETEENDRFVVEFSKDLACTHCGIDIPEIETRSFSFNSPHGACPECEGLGETKEIDEDLVLQDESKPLKHVFEPWSYNRSYYQTRLDAVAEHFDVSLSTPFADLEKDIQQAFLYGTDGEVLFKRRTKNGTRRKKKRFEGVIPNLERRYLETDSDSTREHIEDYMSATACPACDGTRLKPASRAVLVDDSSITEINAMSIGDAREHFESMEADLTEREKVIAEEILKEIRARLGFMCEVGLDYITLDREASTLSGGESQRIRLATQIGSGLVGVLYVLDEPSIGLHQRDNDRLLDTLEELRDLGNTLLVVEHDEETMRRADAVIDMGPGPGKRGGEVVANGDVEEVKATEGSITGDYLSGKRQIPVPDERRDPDGALTIRGARQHNLKDLDVDIPLGCFTAITGVSGSGKSTLMHDVFYKGLARQMNDNTSVIPGEHDALEGLEEIETVRLIDQSPIGRTPRSNPATYTSVFDYVRELFASTSLSKQRGYEKGRFSFNVKGGRCEECGGQGTVKIEMNFLSDVYVPCEECDGARYNDATLDVTYKGKTIADVLEMEVEEAADFFESNSQIRRRLELLQDVGLGYMTLGQPSTTLSGGEAQRVKLAEELGKKDSGETLYLLDEPTTGLHSADERKLIDVLHRLTDNGNTIAVIEHELDLVKNADHVIDLGPEGGENGGEIVATGTPEDVARLEDSHTGRYLRDLLPKVDLDGPRGERVEPVSAPLDDD